AAAATTCGTAAATTATGCTTTATTTTTGCTTAATTTTCAAGAAAATGTTTCATATTAAAGTGAAATTTAACACTTTTTTTAAGCTCTTTTATAGCTTTTAAATTTTCTTGTATTTTAAAAGGCTCCTTAAAAACAAAGCTAATCGTCTCTCCTATATGCAAATAACAATGCTCAGGTTTATTAAACGCACCAAAGGCTATCTTTAATAATAAACTTTCCCCTTGCTTGTAAATATTTTCAAAATGCAAGAAGAAATCCTCTTTCTTTAAAGTAAAATTTTCAAAATTTTTCTCTAAAAGCATTAAATCATTTTTATCTAAATGTATATCCGAAAAATCAAATTCTTCTGATAAAGGATTATTTTCTTCTTTATCTAAATTCCAAACCCAAAGATCATAAATATCTTTTTCCTGTCTTTTCCATCTGTCTTCGTATTTGCTAGAAATTTCTAAATTTTCATTTTTTCTAATGCTAAATTGTGGCGATGAAAAATCTAAAAATTCCTTAAAAGTAAAGTCGAAATACTCATAACTATCCGTTCTAAGTTCAAACACCCCTTGGGCTGTAAGCACCCTTGCACATTCTTTACAAAATGCTTTAGAAACAACACGACGATGAGGCTTTTTATCCCAAGGAACTGGAAAGTGTAAGAAAATTTTTTCTACAGAATAAGACTGAAGAACGCTTAATAAAAGCCTAGCATCACTTTGAACCAATAAAATATTATCAATACCCTGTGCTTTCGCAAGCTTAGCCACCTGTGTGATGGCTGGATTATAAATTTCTATCCCAAGAATTAAAACATGGGGATT
The window above is part of the Campylobacter coli genome. Proteins encoded here:
- the trmB gene encoding tRNA (guanosine(46)-N7)-methyltransferase TrmB, with translation MPNFKARTLKEIILPFEKDGVEFVWMAYNDNVNLIYTKVEEESFFLQVKKGENEFVVKVDKHTKPSKIAYLHKALYVFKQYFCEDIISEAFGIKNNALAEKTPLIANDFEEVLARLEGRIYIEIGFGSGRHLLYQAKNNPHVLILGIEIYNPAITQVAKLAKAQGIDNILLVQSDARLLLSVLQSYSVEKIFLHFPVPWDKKPHRRVVSKAFCKECARVLTAQGVFELRTDSYEYFDFTFKEFLDFSSPQFSIRKNENLEISSKYEDRWKRQEKDIYDLWVWNLDKEENNPLSEEFDFSDIHLDKNDLMLLEKNFENFTLKKEDFFLHFENIYKQGESLLLKIAFGAFNKPEHCYLHIGETISFVFKEPFKIQENLKAIKELKKSVKFHFNMKHFLEN